In Sphingomonas sp. SORGH_AS_0950, the following are encoded in one genomic region:
- the manD gene encoding D-mannonate dehydratase ManD, which yields MPKIVSARLIVTSPGRNFVTLKIECDDGTTGLGDATLNGRELSVASYLQDHVIPCLIGRDAHRIEDIWQYLYKGAYWRRGPVTMTAIAAVDMALWDIKGKIAGLPVYQLLGGAARDACLVYCHANGTSIEDTIATAIRHRDEGYRAIRLQCGVPGLASTYGVAKAGQRYEPADADLPSESVWSTEKYLRIVPELFAAAREALGWDVHLLHDVHHRLTPIEAARLGKDLEPYRPFWIEDATPAENQDAFRLIREHTTTPIAVGEIFNSIWDAKHLIENQLIDYVRATVVHAGGVTHLRRIAALADLYQVRTGCHGATDLSPVTMAAALHFGLSVPNFGIQEHMPHTDETDAVFPHHYRFEDGMMHPGEAPGLGVEIDETLAETYPYQRAYLPVNRLEDGTLWSW from the coding sequence ATGCCCAAGATCGTTTCCGCCCGCCTGATCGTGACCTCTCCGGGACGCAACTTCGTCACGCTGAAGATCGAGTGCGACGACGGCACCACCGGCCTAGGCGACGCCACGCTCAACGGCCGCGAACTCAGCGTCGCCAGCTATCTGCAGGATCACGTCATCCCCTGCCTGATCGGGCGCGACGCGCACCGGATCGAGGATATCTGGCAATATCTCTACAAGGGCGCCTATTGGCGGCGCGGCCCGGTGACGATGACCGCGATCGCGGCGGTCGACATGGCGCTGTGGGACATCAAGGGCAAGATCGCCGGGCTGCCCGTCTATCAGCTGCTGGGCGGCGCGGCGCGCGACGCCTGCCTCGTCTATTGCCACGCCAACGGCACCAGCATCGAAGATACGATCGCCACCGCGATCCGCCACCGCGACGAAGGCTATCGCGCGATCCGCCTGCAATGCGGGGTGCCGGGGCTGGCCTCGACCTATGGCGTCGCCAAGGCGGGGCAGCGTTACGAGCCCGCCGATGCCGACCTGCCCAGCGAGAGCGTCTGGTCGACCGAGAAATATCTGCGCATCGTCCCCGAACTGTTCGCCGCCGCGCGCGAGGCGCTGGGCTGGGACGTGCATCTGCTCCACGACGTCCACCACCGGCTGACCCCGATCGAGGCGGCGCGGCTGGGCAAGGATCTGGAGCCCTATCGCCCCTTCTGGATCGAGGATGCGACCCCGGCCGAGAACCAGGATGCGTTCCGCCTGATCCGCGAGCATACGACGACGCCGATCGCGGTGGGCGAGATCTTCAACTCGATCTGGGACGCCAAGCATCTGATCGAGAACCAGCTGATCGACTATGTCCGCGCCACCGTCGTCCATGCCGGGGGGGTGACCCATTTGCGACGGATCGCCGCGCTCGCCGATCTGTATCAGGTCCGCACCGGCTGCCACGGCGCGACTGACCTGTCGCCCGTCACCATGGCGGCGGCGCTGCACTTCGGGCTGTCGGTGCCCAATTTCGGCATCCAGGAGCATATGCCGCACACGGACGAGACCGACGCGGTCTTCCCGCATCATTACCGGTTCGAGGACGGGATGATGCATCCGGGCGAGGCTCCGGGGCTGGGCGTCGAGATCGACGAGACACTGGCGGAAACCTATCCCTATCAACGCGCCTATCTGCCGGTGAACCGGCTGGAGGACGGCACCCTGTGGAGCTGGTGA
- a CDS encoding MFS transporter: MAKAAATAPETAAHAVPPPRGRVRWVICGLLFAAVVLSYIDRLVLGVLKPQLTALYGWTNSGYGDITGYFQVAYGIGFLLFGWLIDRIGPRAGYLLAMGSWTIGHFAQTLVTSTTGFVIARIPLAFGEAGTYPSALAAASQWFPKKERALAIGIFNAGANVGAVVTPLLIGFIVADLVLDWRWAFIITGLFNLVWLAAWWRLYHPPHAHPRITPEERAWIEAEPAETSGRAGFLTVLRHREAWSYMTGRFLIDPVWWTFLFWLPDFFHSRYGYDLKSFGPPLVAIYIMADVGAIVGGWYSSRLLKAGVATGRARKRAMFFCALFALPVMFAAQASSIWIAVAMIGLACAAHQGFSTNLFALPGDQFPRYAQGTLIGLGGFAGAAGGFIASKALGMLLDRVGSYQPFFIACGLAYLVALLVFHLLNPRYRDVRIGRTRD; encoded by the coding sequence ATGGCCAAAGCCGCCGCGACCGCCCCCGAAACCGCCGCGCACGCCGTGCCGCCGCCGCGCGGGCGGGTCCGCTGGGTGATTTGCGGCCTGCTCTTCGCCGCCGTGGTGCTCAGTTATATCGACCGGCTGGTGCTGGGCGTGCTCAAGCCGCAGCTGACCGCGCTCTATGGCTGGACCAATAGCGGTTACGGCGACATCACCGGCTATTTCCAGGTCGCCTATGGCATCGGCTTCCTGTTGTTCGGCTGGCTGATCGACCGCATCGGGCCGCGCGCCGGGTATCTGCTGGCGATGGGCAGCTGGACCATCGGGCATTTCGCGCAGACGCTCGTCACCTCGACCACCGGCTTCGTGATCGCCCGCATCCCGCTCGCCTTCGGGGAGGCGGGAACCTATCCCTCGGCGCTCGCCGCCGCGTCGCAATGGTTTCCCAAGAAGGAACGGGCGCTGGCCATCGGTATCTTCAACGCCGGGGCCAATGTCGGGGCGGTGGTGACGCCGCTGCTGATCGGCTTCATCGTCGCCGATCTGGTGCTCGACTGGCGCTGGGCGTTCATCATCACCGGGCTGTTCAACCTCGTCTGGCTGGCGGCCTGGTGGCGGCTCTATCACCCGCCCCATGCCCATCCGCGCATCACGCCCGAGGAGCGCGCCTGGATCGAGGCCGAGCCCGCCGAGACGAGCGGCCGCGCCGGGTTCCTCACCGTCCTGCGCCATCGCGAGGCCTGGTCCTATATGACCGGGCGCTTTCTGATCGATCCGGTCTGGTGGACCTTCCTGTTCTGGTTGCCCGATTTCTTCCACAGCCGTTATGGCTATGATCTCAAGAGCTTCGGGCCGCCTCTTGTCGCCATCTATATCATGGCGGATGTCGGCGCGATCGTCGGCGGCTGGTATTCGTCACGATTGCTGAAGGCCGGGGTGGCGACCGGGCGCGCGCGCAAGCGGGCGATGTTCTTCTGCGCGCTGTTCGCGCTGCCGGTGATGTTCGCGGCGCAGGCGAGCAGCATCTGGATCGCGGTGGCGATGATCGGCCTGGCCTGCGCGGCGCATCAGGGCTTTTCGACCAACCTCTTCGCGCTGCCCGGCGACCAGTTCCCCCGTTATGCGCAAGGTACGCTGATCGGGCTGGGCGGCTTTGCCGGGGCGGCCGGCGGCTTCATCGCGTCGAAGGCGCTGGGCATGTTGCTCGACCGGGTGGGCAGCTACCAGCCCTTCTTCATCGCCTGCGGCCTGGCCTATCTGGTCGCGCTCTTAGTCTTCCACCTGCTCAACCCGCGCTATCGGGACGTCCGGATCGGGAGGACACGCGACTGA
- a CDS encoding patatin-like phospholipase family protein codes for MIDTASPSTSSARPRLALALQGGGAHGAYGWGVIERLLEEDIDIVAVSGASAGALNGTALVAGLAIGGRDGALAGLERLWRAVSHGSPLRAFDHPWGGPLFEPWFRRSLEMSKMMSRYLAHLSPQLREMRALRQVVSSSIDLSALTRDGALPLYIAATAVSNGAARLFRNDEITVDAIMASACLPDLFAAVTIDGEDYWDGGFSANPALEPLIFDHHGATDLLIVQITPFGVDEAPTSLGGIIGRMSDIGFNACLLRDLKALTEVQAIARSAGSSDPAMQALAATNLHMMAAPTALAERGSASKLDTRWSKIQELRDLGRATAAAWLDENAGQFRRSSTLTDDDLPEAVAA; via the coding sequence ATGATCGACACCGCATCGCCTTCGACCTCTTCCGCTCGTCCTCGGCTGGCGCTGGCCCTGCAGGGCGGTGGGGCGCACGGCGCCTATGGATGGGGCGTGATCGAGCGTCTGTTGGAGGAGGACATCGACATCGTCGCGGTCAGCGGGGCGAGCGCGGGGGCGTTGAACGGCACCGCGCTGGTCGCGGGACTGGCGATCGGCGGCCGGGACGGTGCGCTGGCGGGGCTGGAGCGGCTGTGGAGGGCGGTGTCGCACGGATCGCCGCTACGCGCCTTCGATCATCCATGGGGCGGGCCGCTGTTCGAGCCGTGGTTTCGGCGCTCGCTCGAAATGTCGAAGATGATGAGCCGCTATCTGGCACATCTTTCGCCGCAACTGCGCGAGATGCGGGCGCTGCGCCAGGTGGTGTCGTCGAGCATCGATTTGAGCGCCCTGACGCGCGACGGGGCGCTGCCGCTCTATATCGCCGCCACCGCAGTTTCGAACGGTGCGGCGCGTCTGTTCCGCAACGACGAGATCACGGTCGATGCGATCATGGCGTCCGCCTGCCTGCCCGATCTGTTCGCGGCGGTGACGATCGACGGCGAGGACTATTGGGACGGCGGCTTTTCCGCCAACCCCGCGCTGGAGCCGCTGATCTTCGACCATCATGGCGCGACCGACCTGTTGATCGTGCAGATCACCCCCTTCGGGGTGGACGAGGCGCCGACCTCGCTGGGCGGGATCATCGGGCGGATGAGCGATATCGGCTTCAACGCCTGCCTGTTGCGCGACCTGAAGGCGCTGACCGAGGTGCAGGCCATCGCCCGCAGCGCAGGCTCGTCCGACCCCGCTATGCAGGCGCTGGCCGCGACCAATCTGCACATGATGGCGGCCCCGACCGCGCTGGCCGAACGTGGATCGGCGAGCAAGCTCGACACCCGCTGGTCCAAGATCCAGGAACTGCGCGATCTGGGGCGGGCGACGGCGGCGGCGTGGCTGGACGAGAATGCCGGTCAGTTCCGCCGGTCCTCGACCCTGACCGATGACGATCTGCCCGAGGCGGTGGCGGCCTGA
- a CDS encoding DUF1206 domain-containing protein, whose product MNANSRLTALTRIGFATRGLLYLVIAFLILRTGRAEDPSGAIEYLGRGGGQILLGIIAVGLVAYGVWRLADAALDIERHGTDRKGVMERVGAGVSGAVHLFLAWQAVAVMRGAALSGDGTREGARTALQLPGGWALVLVGAVVLAALGAVQLVKATKGSFLRYLDASVARQRWVQWSGRAGYAARGLVFLVSGYLLARAGIEEQAGEAGGMARVLSWLTNPFDLIVGAGLLAFGLFSLVEARYRRLHDVPVDAAIRRATSWH is encoded by the coding sequence ATGAACGCCAATTCGCGCCTGACCGCCCTCACCCGGATCGGCTTTGCAACGCGCGGCCTGCTCTATCTCGTCATCGCCTTTCTCATCCTTCGCACCGGTAGGGCCGAGGACCCCAGCGGCGCCATCGAGTATCTCGGGCGGGGCGGCGGCCAGATCCTGCTGGGGATCATCGCCGTCGGTCTGGTGGCCTATGGCGTCTGGCGCCTGGCCGACGCCGCACTCGACATCGAGCGCCACGGCACCGACCGCAAGGGCGTGATGGAGCGGGTCGGCGCGGGGGTCAGCGGTGCGGTGCACCTTTTCCTGGCGTGGCAGGCCGTTGCGGTGATGCGGGGCGCGGCCCTGTCCGGGGACGGCACGCGCGAAGGGGCGCGAACGGCGCTCCAACTGCCCGGCGGCTGGGCGCTCGTGCTGGTCGGGGCGGTGGTGCTGGCGGCGCTGGGCGCGGTCCAGCTGGTCAAGGCGACCAAGGGATCCTTCCTGCGCTATCTGGACGCCTCGGTCGCGCGGCAACGCTGGGTGCAGTGGAGCGGTCGCGCGGGATATGCGGCACGCGGGCTGGTGTTCCTGGTCAGCGGCTATCTGCTCGCACGGGCCGGGATCGAGGAACAGGCGGGCGAGGCCGGCGGCATGGCGCGGGTCCTGTCATGGCTGACCAACCCGTTCGACCTGATCGTCGGCGCAGGCTTGCTGGCGTTCGGGCTCTTCAGCCTTGTCGAGGCGCGCTATCGGCGGCTGCATGACGTGCCCGTCGACGCGGCGATCCGGCGGGCGACCAGCTGGCATTGA